A genomic segment from Streptomyces sp. NBC_00459 encodes:
- a CDS encoding CaiB/BaiF CoA transferase family protein translates to MIVRMEPLPLAGLTVVTLEQAVAAPFATRQLADLGARVIKVERVDGGDFARAYDTAAHGLASHFVWCNRGKESLALDVKDPRGLGVVQRLIADADVFVQNLAHGAAARLGLDAATLCAAHPRLIAVDISGYGPSGPYAGKRAYDMLVQCEAGLVSVTGTPGQPVKAGIPAADIAAGMYAFSGVLAALVRRGVTGRGGPVEVSMLDALAEWMGHPLHHAMHDGTPPARTGLAHAVIAPYDSYATSDGGRVLLSVQNDREWRRLAEQVLGRPELGSDPAYATNAARVENRERTDAHVAAALGALDVDEALARLEGAGVACARLRDVQEVAEHPQFAARDRWREVGSPVGPLRALLPPITLPGGAEARMGAVPALGEHTDELLRAVGMTDEGIAALRRDGVIA, encoded by the coding sequence ATGATCGTCCGCATGGAACCCCTCCCCCTCGCCGGCCTCACCGTCGTCACCCTCGAACAAGCCGTCGCCGCCCCCTTCGCCACCCGTCAGCTCGCCGACCTCGGCGCCCGGGTCATCAAGGTGGAGCGGGTCGACGGCGGCGACTTCGCGCGGGCGTACGACACCGCCGCCCACGGTCTCGCCTCGCACTTCGTGTGGTGCAACCGGGGGAAGGAGTCCCTCGCGCTCGATGTGAAGGATCCTCGGGGACTCGGCGTCGTCCAGCGACTGATCGCCGACGCCGACGTGTTCGTGCAGAACCTCGCCCACGGCGCCGCCGCCCGCCTCGGCCTCGACGCGGCGACCCTCTGCGCCGCGCACCCCCGGCTGATCGCCGTGGACATCTCGGGATACGGGCCGTCGGGACCGTACGCCGGCAAGCGGGCGTACGACATGCTCGTGCAGTGCGAGGCCGGGCTGGTGTCGGTGACCGGGACGCCCGGGCAGCCGGTGAAGGCCGGGATTCCGGCGGCGGACATCGCGGCCGGCATGTACGCGTTCTCCGGGGTGTTGGCGGCGCTCGTACGGCGGGGCGTGACCGGGCGGGGCGGCCCGGTGGAGGTGTCGATGCTGGACGCGCTCGCCGAGTGGATGGGGCACCCCCTGCACCACGCGATGCACGACGGCACTCCGCCGGCACGCACCGGCCTCGCGCACGCCGTCATCGCCCCGTACGACTCCTACGCGACGTCGGACGGCGGACGGGTGCTGCTCTCGGTGCAGAACGACCGCGAGTGGCGGCGGCTGGCCGAACAGGTGCTGGGGCGGCCCGAGTTGGGGTCCGATCCGGCGTACGCGACGAACGCGGCACGGGTGGAGAACCGGGAGCGGACCGACGCCCACGTGGCCGCGGCTCTCGGTGCGCTGGACGTCGATGAGGCCCTGGCGCGGCTGGAGGGGGCCGGGGTCGCGTGCGCACGACTCAGGGACGTACAGGAGGTGGCGGAGCATCCGCAGTTCGCGGCCCGGGACCGGTGGCGGGAGGTGGGTTCACCGGTGGGGCCGTTGCGCGCACTGCTGCCCCCGATCACCCTGCCGGGCGGGGCCGAGGCGCGGATGGGCGCTGTGCCCGCGCTCGGGGAGCACACCGACGAACTGCTGCGTGCCGTGGGGATGACGGACGAGGGGATCGCAGCACTGCGCCGGGACGGTGTGATCGCCTGA
- a CDS encoding ABC transporter permease, translated as MLGRHLRRLRHNPGLLILTQSMPVTMLLFFGYVFGSALAMPGEDYRAFLVPGLLVATAANGIMTGMFQAAQDTHRSVTDRLRTLPISRAAVPLGQALADLVVTAAGTVPFLLVGLAVGWRIEGSALRAAGAVGLLLLFRFATTWIGIHLGLLSRSEEAAGQLGGATFLLPLLSNAYIPTDGLPGWLRTLAEWNPISAVATAMRELFGNAPAPVDGAWPVVHPVAGSLAWCGVLIVVFLPLAVRRYAEGEG; from the coding sequence ATGCTGGGCCGGCATCTGCGGCGGCTGCGGCACAACCCGGGGCTGCTGATCCTCACCCAGTCCATGCCGGTCACGATGCTGCTGTTCTTCGGGTACGTCTTCGGCAGTGCCCTCGCGATGCCCGGCGAGGACTACCGGGCCTTCCTCGTACCGGGGTTGCTGGTGGCGACCGCCGCCAACGGCATCATGACGGGGATGTTCCAGGCGGCCCAGGACACCCACCGGAGCGTGACCGACCGGCTCCGCACGCTGCCGATCAGCAGGGCCGCCGTACCGCTCGGGCAGGCTCTCGCGGACCTCGTGGTCACCGCCGCCGGGACCGTGCCGTTCCTCCTTGTCGGGCTTGCGGTGGGTTGGCGGATCGAGGGGTCGGCGTTGCGGGCGGCGGGTGCGGTGGGGTTGTTGCTGCTCTTCCGGTTCGCCACGACGTGGATCGGGATCCACCTCGGGCTGCTCTCCCGCAGCGAGGAGGCGGCCGGTCAGCTGGGCGGGGCGACCTTCCTTCTGCCGCTGCTGTCGAACGCGTACATTCCGACGGACGGTCTGCCGGGGTGGCTGCGGACGCTCGCCGAGTGGAACCCGATCAGCGCGGTCGCGACGGCGATGCGGGAGTTGTTCGGGAACGCGCCGGCCCCGGTGGACGGCGCGTGGCCGGTCGTCCACCCTGTCGCCGGGTCGCTGGCGTGGTGCGGGGTGCTGATCGTGGTGTTCCTGCCGCTGGCCGTACGGCGGTACGCGGAGGGCGAGGGCTGA
- a CDS encoding TetR/AcrR family transcriptional regulator encodes MNPVPPATSLRRAPVQRRSAERLTRILDACADLLDEVGYDALSTRAVAIRAGVPIGSVYRFFGNKRAMADALAQRNLERYIARVTERLGQESGGGWREAMDAVLDEYLAMKRTAPGFSLVDFGNQIPVGKRDAGPNHLVADTLTALLSDVIGREPDDDLRRTFLVAVETADTLVHLAFRVAPEGDEPIIGEARELLRAYLARVLD; translated from the coding sequence ATGAATCCCGTGCCCCCAGCGACCTCGCTACGTCGTGCGCCCGTACAGCGGCGCAGTGCCGAACGGCTGACCAGAATCCTCGACGCCTGCGCCGACCTCCTCGACGAGGTCGGCTACGACGCCCTGAGCACCCGGGCGGTGGCGATACGCGCCGGCGTCCCCATAGGCTCCGTGTACCGCTTCTTCGGCAACAAGCGCGCCATGGCCGACGCGCTGGCCCAGCGGAACCTGGAGCGCTACATCGCGCGCGTCACCGAGCGCCTGGGGCAGGAGAGCGGGGGCGGCTGGCGTGAGGCCATGGACGCCGTGCTCGACGAGTACCTGGCCATGAAGCGCACCGCGCCGGGCTTCTCGCTCGTCGACTTCGGCAACCAGATCCCGGTCGGCAAGCGTGACGCCGGGCCCAACCACCTCGTCGCCGACACCCTCACCGCTCTCCTCTCCGACGTCATCGGCCGCGAACCGGACGACGACCTGCGCCGCACGTTCCTGGTCGCCGTCGAGACCGCCGACACCCTGGTCCACCTGGCCTTCCGGGTCGCTCCGGAGGGGGACGAGCCGATCATCGGGGAGGCGCGGGAGCTGCTGCGGGCGTATCTGGCGCGAGTGCTCGACTGA
- the hmgA gene encoding homogentisate 1,2-dioxygenase → MSGDARKAAEGLSHLTGFGNEHSSEAVPGALPEGRNSPQRAPLGLYAEQLSGTAFTEPRAHNRRSWLYRIRPSAAHPPFTPAGNGSIRTAPFTESVPDPNRLRWNPLPGPPAGTDFLAGLWTLGGNGDAAQRSGMAVHLYHADSSMERVFSDADGELLIVPETGALLLRTEFGLLFVEPGHVALVPRGVRFRVELIDATARGYVCENYGSPFRLPDLGPIGANGLANARDFRAPVAAYEDVEGPVEVVNKFCGNLWTAEYDHSPLDVVAWHGNHVPYAYDLRRFNVLGTLSYDHPDPSIFTVLTSPSDTPGLAGIDFVVFAPRWLVGEDTFRPPYFHRNVMSEYMGLIEGAYDAKAEGFLPGGGSLHNMMSAHGPDRETFDRAGAAELRPQKVDDGLAFMFETRWPVTLTAQAARAEHLQAGYDDVWAGLQRHFRPLH, encoded by the coding sequence ATGAGCGGGGACGCGCGGAAGGCGGCCGAGGGACTGTCGCATCTCACCGGTTTCGGCAATGAGCACAGCTCGGAGGCCGTCCCCGGCGCCCTGCCCGAGGGCCGCAACTCGCCGCAACGCGCCCCCCTCGGCCTCTACGCCGAGCAGCTCAGCGGTACGGCGTTCACCGAGCCCCGCGCCCACAACCGCCGTTCCTGGCTGTACCGCATCCGTCCCTCGGCCGCGCATCCCCCGTTCACGCCCGCCGGCAACGGCTCGATCCGTACGGCTCCCTTCACGGAGTCCGTGCCCGATCCGAACCGCCTGCGCTGGAACCCGCTGCCCGGCCCCCCGGCCGGCACGGACTTCCTGGCGGGCCTATGGACCCTCGGCGGCAACGGTGACGCCGCCCAGCGCAGCGGCATGGCCGTGCACCTCTACCACGCCGACTCCTCGATGGAGCGGGTGTTCAGCGACGCCGACGGGGAGCTGCTGATCGTCCCGGAGACCGGCGCGCTGCTGCTGCGCACCGAGTTCGGGCTGCTGTTCGTCGAGCCCGGCCATGTCGCACTCGTCCCTCGCGGGGTGCGCTTCCGGGTGGAGCTGATCGACGCCACGGCCCGCGGTTATGTGTGCGAGAACTACGGCAGCCCCTTCCGGCTCCCCGACCTCGGCCCGATCGGCGCCAACGGGCTGGCCAACGCACGGGACTTCCGGGCGCCGGTCGCCGCGTACGAGGATGTCGAGGGTCCGGTGGAGGTGGTCAACAAGTTCTGCGGCAACCTCTGGACGGCCGAGTACGACCACTCCCCCCTCGACGTCGTCGCCTGGCACGGCAACCATGTCCCGTACGCCTACGATCTGCGCCGCTTCAACGTCCTCGGCACGCTCTCGTACGACCACCCGGACCCGTCGATCTTCACGGTGCTGACGTCGCCGTCGGACACTCCCGGCCTCGCGGGCATCGACTTCGTGGTGTTCGCGCCGCGCTGGCTGGTGGGCGAGGACACCTTCCGGCCGCCGTACTTCCACCGGAACGTGATGAGCGAGTACATGGGGCTGATCGAGGGCGCGTACGACGCCAAGGCGGAAGGTTTTCTGCCCGGGGGCGGCTCGCTGCACAACATGATGTCCGCGCACGGGCCCGACCGGGAGACCTTCGACCGGGCCGGTGCCGCCGAGCTGCGGCCGCAGAAGGTCGACGACGGGCTGGCGTTCATGTTCGAGACACGGTGGCCGGTGACCCTGACGGCACAGGCCGCGCGGGCGGAGCATCTGCAAGCCGGGTACGACGACGTGTGGGCGGGCCTCCAGCGGCACTTCCGCCCGTTGCACTGA
- a CDS encoding TetR/AcrR family transcriptional regulator, which yields MAGRAAVPEVIWARPERAGRGPKAAYSRADIAAAAVRIADAEGLDAASMRHVAAELGCGTMSLYNYVPRKEDLYELMVDAISGEHELWEPSGDWRADMLRVAHQTRTLMRRHPWLPRLMSPVYGFSPNALRYLEHCLTCLDSFDATYATKIELIAMLNGLVTTYVGNELATAERVRSLPWSEEQENAMRIGYLGGQVASGAYPRMAAAFMEDAGPIDLEAVFERMLLRVLDGFAPRG from the coding sequence ATGGCCGGCCGAGCCGCCGTACCCGAAGTGATCTGGGCCCGTCCCGAGCGCGCGGGCCGTGGTCCGAAGGCCGCGTACAGCCGCGCCGACATCGCGGCAGCCGCGGTGCGGATCGCGGACGCGGAGGGGCTCGACGCGGCCTCGATGCGGCATGTCGCGGCCGAACTGGGCTGCGGCACGATGTCGCTCTACAACTACGTCCCCCGCAAGGAGGACCTGTACGAGCTGATGGTTGACGCCATCAGTGGCGAGCACGAGCTGTGGGAGCCCTCGGGCGACTGGCGCGCCGACATGCTGCGGGTGGCCCACCAGACGCGGACCCTCATGCGGCGCCACCCCTGGCTGCCGCGCCTGATGTCACCGGTGTACGGCTTCAGCCCCAACGCCCTGCGCTATCTCGAACACTGTCTGACCTGCCTCGACTCGTTCGATGCCACCTACGCCACGAAGATCGAGCTGATCGCGATGCTCAACGGCCTGGTGACGACGTACGTCGGCAACGAGCTGGCGACGGCCGAGCGGGTGCGGTCCCTTCCGTGGTCGGAGGAGCAGGAGAACGCGATGCGGATCGGGTATCTCGGGGGGCAGGTGGCGAGCGGGGCGTACCCGAGGATGGCGGCGGCGTTCATGGAGGACGCGGGGCCGATCGATCTGGAGGCGGTGTTCGAGCGGATGCTTTTGCGGGTGCTCGACGGGTTTGCGCCGCGAGGGTGA
- a CDS encoding anti-sigma factor, with the protein MSALGRLFRREDLHSLAAPYALDALEGDERRRFEKHLTRCDACTAEVRLLSEDTVRLAWSTAAPPPFAMRDRVLSAVRATPQESPGNSPARAPGRSAEAPRRRSHQLPGHVWGTEPLPPVRRAPRMRPLFAPLATLTAAAALVVAALFAVQNTQTQDKLDTAQAQAREIADVLSAPDARATSDRDAQGQGITAIASASEGRAVVTLSGYGELPSDRVRQLWLMRPDVQPRSLGLFKGDTPLVATGLDKSATSLAVTVEPDGGSEQPTSAPVVQLALESVGFGE; encoded by the coding sequence ATGAGCGCGCTCGGCAGACTGTTCCGTCGCGAGGATCTCCACTCCCTCGCCGCCCCCTACGCTCTCGACGCCCTGGAGGGCGACGAGCGGCGCCGCTTCGAGAAGCATCTGACCCGCTGCGACGCCTGCACCGCCGAGGTGCGCCTGTTGTCCGAGGACACGGTCCGGCTGGCCTGGTCCACGGCCGCGCCGCCCCCGTTCGCCATGCGCGACCGGGTCCTGTCCGCCGTACGCGCGACTCCGCAGGAGTCCCCCGGGAACTCCCCGGCGCGCGCCCCCGGCCGCTCCGCCGAGGCGCCCCGCAGGCGGAGCCACCAACTGCCGGGGCATGTGTGGGGCACCGAACCGCTGCCGCCGGTCCGCCGTGCGCCCCGCATGCGCCCCTTGTTCGCCCCGCTGGCCACGCTCACGGCGGCAGCCGCCCTCGTCGTCGCCGCGCTGTTCGCCGTACAGAACACGCAGACCCAGGACAAGCTGGACACCGCGCAGGCCCAGGCACGTGAGATTGCCGACGTTCTGTCAGCTCCCGACGCGCGGGCGACCTCGGACCGGGACGCGCAGGGCCAGGGGATCACCGCGATCGCCTCCGCGTCCGAAGGCCGAGCGGTGGTGACCCTCAGTGGGTACGGGGAACTGCCGAGCGACCGCGTGCGCCAACTGTGGCTCATGCGCCCTGATGTGCAACCGCGCTCCCTGGGACTCTTCAAGGGCGACACGCCCTTGGTCGCGACCGGTCTCGACAAGTCGGCCACATCACTCGCTGTGACCGTTGAACCCGATGGGGGCTCAGAGCAGCCCACCAGCGCACCAGTTGTCCAACTCGCCCTGGAATCGGTTGGATTCGGAGAGTAA
- a CDS encoding GntR family transcriptional regulator, giving the protein MTSFAPDSIVLNRKLPLWYQVSQSLRASILGRSSRDPLRLPTEEQLAAHYGVSVLTMRQALKELEDEGLISRHRRRGTFIEPDAQRGAPVRLLGSVDAIVAQQSGMTTELLGHGSVPVPSELAEYFPDLVEVATYHRLRGDEETGEPTNHARNYVRPELAERIDRRDLVRWPMTKVLRDIVGADISRITDTVQARLADPETARLLRVPLLSPILHYTGVAYDESGRVLDVAVIHYRGDRFSFTVTLDAT; this is encoded by the coding sequence GTGACCTCCTTCGCGCCGGACTCGATAGTCCTGAACCGCAAACTGCCGCTCTGGTACCAGGTTTCGCAATCACTGCGCGCCTCGATCCTCGGGCGCTCCTCGCGGGACCCGCTGCGGCTGCCCACCGAGGAGCAGTTGGCGGCGCACTACGGCGTGAGCGTGCTCACCATGCGGCAGGCGCTGAAGGAGCTTGAGGACGAGGGCCTGATCAGCCGCCACCGCAGGCGCGGCACGTTCATCGAGCCGGACGCCCAACGAGGCGCTCCCGTACGACTGCTGGGCTCGGTCGACGCGATCGTGGCGCAGCAGTCCGGCATGACGACCGAACTCCTCGGCCACGGCAGCGTGCCCGTGCCCTCCGAACTCGCCGAGTACTTCCCGGATCTCGTGGAGGTGGCCACGTACCACCGGCTGCGCGGCGACGAGGAGACCGGCGAGCCGACCAACCACGCCCGCAACTACGTCCGTCCGGAACTCGCCGAGCGCATCGACCGGCGGGATCTGGTGCGCTGGCCGATGACCAAGGTCCTGCGGGACATCGTGGGCGCGGACATCAGCCGCATCACGGACACCGTCCAGGCCCGCCTCGCGGACCCGGAGACGGCCCGACTGCTCAGGGTCCCGCTGCTCAGCCCGATCCTGCACTACACGGGCGTCGCGTACGACGAGTCGGGCCGGGTCCTGGACGTGGCCGTCATCCACTACCGGGGCGACCGTTTCTCCTTCACGGTGACTCTGGATGCGACCTAG
- a CDS encoding ATP-binding cassette domain-containing protein has protein sequence MTTTYTVLSEGLEKAFGKVHAVRGLDLAVAEGSVCGLLGPNGAGKTTAVRLLTTLLRPDAGSARIAGHDLVREAAAVRRRIGVTGQYASVDGDLTGRENLRLFARLHRVRGPAARADELLDRFGLADAADRPAATYSGGMRRRLDLAASLVKRPEVLFLDEPTTGLDPAARNQIWAAVRGLKDEGTTVLLTTQYLEEADRLADEIALVEHGRVAHSGSPAQLKALIGSYAEVVTADADALLRAAGVLDQLTGSEPALDRDRLVVGAVTTDPTVTLPRLVRELDAAGVALLDVSLRPPTLDDVFLRLTERKELAA, from the coding sequence ATGACTACTACGTACACTGTACTTAGTGAGGGCTTGGAGAAGGCTTTCGGGAAGGTCCATGCCGTGCGTGGGCTGGACCTGGCCGTGGCCGAGGGGTCCGTGTGCGGGCTGCTGGGACCGAACGGCGCCGGCAAGACCACGGCGGTACGGCTGCTCACCACGCTGCTGCGGCCCGACGCGGGCTCGGCGCGCATCGCGGGGCACGACCTCGTGCGGGAGGCGGCTGCCGTACGGCGCCGGATCGGCGTCACCGGGCAGTACGCGTCGGTGGACGGGGACCTCACCGGCCGCGAGAACCTACGGCTGTTCGCCCGGCTGCACCGGGTGAGAGGTCCCGCCGCGCGTGCCGACGAACTGCTCGACCGCTTCGGACTGGCCGACGCCGCCGACCGGCCCGCGGCCACCTACTCGGGCGGGATGCGCCGCCGCCTCGACCTCGCGGCGAGCCTGGTGAAGCGTCCCGAGGTGCTCTTCCTGGACGAGCCCACGACGGGGCTCGACCCTGCGGCCCGCAACCAGATCTGGGCGGCCGTGCGCGGGCTGAAGGACGAGGGTACGACTGTTCTGCTGACCACTCAGTACCTGGAGGAGGCCGACCGGCTCGCCGACGAGATCGCCCTCGTGGAGCACGGCCGGGTCGCCCACTCAGGATCTCCCGCCCAACTGAAGGCGCTCATCGGCTCGTACGCCGAGGTTGTGACAGCCGATGCCGACGCGCTGCTCCGCGCGGCGGGAGTTCTGGACCAACTCACCGGTTCCGAACCGGCTTTGGACCGCGACCGGCTCGTCGTCGGCGCGGTCACCACCGACCCGACGGTCACCCTTCCCCGGCTGGTACGCGAACTCGACGCCGCAGGAGTGGCGTTGCTCGACGTGAGTCTGCGTCCGCCCACCCTCGACGACGTGTTCCTCCGCCTGACCGAGCGCAAGGAGCTTGCCGCGTGA
- a CDS encoding molybdopterin oxidoreductase family protein gives MSSPTDSRAESRTALRVCPLCEATCGLTLTIESGRVTRARGDRDDVFSQGFICPKGASFGALDSDPDRLRTPLVRRDGELREASWAEAFDAVAAGIRGVVERYGPNSVGTVFGNPNVHTVAGALYPPVLIAGLGTRSVFSASTVDQMPKHVSSGLLYGDANAIPVPDLDRTDHLLLIGANPLESNGSLCTAPDFPGKLKALRARGGTLTVIDPRRTRTAKLADRHIAIRPGTDALLLAAMTNVLFDEHLVDLGELAPHVHGVAEVEAAVRDFTPEAVAEACDVDAGTIRTLARELAAAPTAAVYGRIGSCTVPHGTLASWLVDVLDILTGNLDRPGGALFPQAATDRTPRPAGPSHGFALGRWHSRVGRHPEAKGELPLSALAEEIDTPTAEGEPIRALIAVAANPVLSAPDGNRLDKALDSLDFMVSVDPYLNETSRHAHVVLPPPPPSQSPHHDFALNTLAVRNQVRYNRPAVPLEPGRMAETEIFARLVLAATGMHGADPAAVDAMVIDQTLGKAVREPHSPVHGRDPQQLAKELGGDTGPERRLDLMLRLGPYGDGFGVRPDGLSLAKVLAHPHGIDLGPLRPRLPQPLKTRSGKIELLPQPIADDLPRLRRAMRERPAGFVLIGRRHLRSNNSWMHNVPALTGGTNRCTLHIHPEDAERLGVLDGAAVRIKGAGGEVVAPAEITDVVRRGVVSLPHGWGHDRPGTRLAHAAVDPGVNVNQLLDGSLLDPLSGNAVLNGVPIELAPAGTTL, from the coding sequence GTGTCCAGCCCCACCGACTCCCGAGCCGAGTCCCGCACAGCCCTGCGTGTCTGCCCCCTGTGCGAGGCCACCTGCGGACTGACGCTCACCATCGAGAGCGGCCGGGTCACCCGGGCCCGCGGTGACCGCGACGACGTGTTCAGCCAGGGGTTCATCTGCCCCAAGGGCGCCTCCTTCGGAGCGCTCGACAGCGACCCCGACCGGCTCCGTACCCCCCTCGTACGACGGGACGGCGAGCTGCGCGAGGCCAGTTGGGCGGAGGCCTTCGACGCCGTCGCCGCCGGTATCCGGGGCGTGGTGGAGCGGTACGGGCCCAACTCCGTCGGAACCGTCTTCGGGAATCCGAACGTGCACACTGTGGCCGGGGCTCTCTATCCGCCGGTCCTGATCGCAGGCCTCGGCACCCGCAGCGTCTTCAGCGCCTCCACGGTCGACCAGATGCCCAAGCACGTCTCCAGCGGGCTGCTCTACGGCGACGCCAACGCGATCCCCGTCCCCGACCTCGACCGTACCGACCACCTGCTGCTCATCGGGGCCAACCCTCTTGAGTCCAACGGGAGTCTGTGTACGGCGCCCGACTTCCCCGGCAAGCTCAAGGCCCTCAGGGCGCGCGGCGGCACCCTCACCGTCATCGACCCGCGCCGCACCCGCACCGCAAAGCTCGCCGACCGGCACATCGCGATCCGCCCCGGCACGGACGCGTTGCTTCTCGCCGCGATGACGAACGTCCTCTTCGACGAACACCTCGTCGACCTGGGCGAGTTGGCGCCGCACGTCCATGGAGTCGCCGAAGTGGAGGCGGCTGTACGGGACTTCACGCCCGAAGCCGTCGCCGAGGCCTGTGACGTGGACGCCGGCACCATCCGTACCCTCGCCCGTGAACTCGCCGCCGCGCCCACCGCCGCCGTCTACGGCCGCATCGGCAGCTGCACCGTCCCGCACGGCACCCTCGCCAGCTGGCTGGTCGACGTCCTCGACATCCTCACCGGCAACCTGGACCGGCCCGGCGGCGCCCTCTTCCCGCAGGCGGCCACGGACCGGACACCCCGGCCGGCCGGCCCCAGTCACGGGTTCGCGCTCGGTCGCTGGCACTCGCGGGTCGGTCGACACCCGGAAGCCAAGGGTGAGTTGCCGCTCTCCGCGCTCGCCGAGGAGATCGACACCCCCACGGCCGAGGGCGAGCCGATCCGGGCCCTCATCGCCGTCGCCGCCAACCCGGTCCTCTCCGCGCCCGACGGCAACAGGCTCGACAAGGCGCTGGACTCGCTCGACTTCATGGTGAGCGTCGACCCCTATCTGAACGAGACCTCGCGCCACGCGCACGTCGTACTGCCCCCGCCCCCGCCCTCGCAGAGCCCGCACCACGACTTCGCCCTCAACACCCTCGCCGTCCGCAACCAGGTCCGCTACAACCGCCCCGCCGTCCCCCTGGAGCCCGGCAGGATGGCCGAGACCGAGATCTTCGCGCGGCTCGTCCTGGCCGCGACCGGCATGCACGGCGCCGACCCCGCCGCCGTGGACGCCATGGTCATCGACCAGACCCTCGGCAAGGCCGTCAGGGAACCCCACTCCCCGGTCCACGGCCGTGATCCGCAGCAGCTCGCCAAGGAGCTGGGCGGCGACACCGGTCCCGAGCGGCGCCTCGACCTGATGCTGCGCCTGGGCCCGTACGGCGACGGCTTCGGCGTACGACCGGACGGTCTGAGCCTGGCGAAGGTGCTCGCGCACCCGCACGGCATCGACCTCGGGCCGCTCCGGCCGCGCCTGCCGCAGCCCCTGAAGACGCGCAGCGGGAAGATCGAGCTGCTGCCGCAGCCCATCGCCGACGACCTGCCTCGGCTGCGCCGGGCCATGCGGGAGCGCCCCGCCGGGTTCGTGCTCATCGGGCGTCGGCACCTTCGCTCCAACAACAGCTGGATGCACAACGTGCCCGCGCTCACCGGCGGCACCAACCGCTGCACCCTCCACATCCACCCCGAGGACGCCGAACGCCTCGGTGTCCTCGACGGAGCAGCCGTACGGATCAAGGGCGCCGGGGGAGAGGTGGTGGCTCCCGCCGAGATCACCGACGTCGTACGGCGCGGGGTCGTGAGCCTGCCCCACGGGTGGGGGCACGACCGGCCGGGCACCCGGCTCGCGCACGCCGCCGTCGACCCCGGTGTCAACGTCAACCAGCTCCTCGACGGCAGTCTGCTGGACCCGCTGTCGGGCAACGCCGTACTAAATGGTGTACCCATCGAACTCGCCCCAGCAGGCACAACGCTGTGA
- a CDS encoding type ISP restriction/modification enzyme yields MPSVTPDDDAPLLADLMPWSVSPPRLGRGWPTAPDAASLKGRWDALMKAEGPDREALFEPTRSRTLHSAVGQLPGRHGGTEKLARATGPCAEPVRVLRAPFDEQWLIPDHRLIDAARPELWRVADERQVFVSEAVASPPTSTGPLLLASSLLPMIRPGRIRPLYRRPDGTEPNLAPGLLDHLTDRLGHRPDPVDLLAWALIAVRPGLTVPLTADPELWSRGVGLGRRVLWLMRRDGQRPKLPGGRRPYVRSPLPSRPVTVHYDRDEETLQIDDGRISPVPPEAWDFEVGGERVLEQWFAVRMPGPAEPGTLEAIRPATWPQPWTSELLELITVLALLAELRPQQAELTVKTPITATELRTAGVFPVPDRARRPASVLDHQEEGPEGQFTLL; encoded by the coding sequence ATGCCCAGCGTGACGCCCGACGACGACGCTCCGCTGCTCGCGGACCTCATGCCGTGGTCCGTCTCACCGCCACGGCTGGGCCGGGGGTGGCCGACGGCACCGGACGCGGCATCCCTGAAGGGACGCTGGGACGCCCTGATGAAGGCCGAAGGGCCGGACCGCGAGGCCCTGTTCGAGCCGACGCGTTCACGCACCCTCCACTCGGCGGTCGGACAGCTGCCGGGCCGGCACGGCGGCACGGAGAAACTCGCCCGCGCCACCGGCCCCTGCGCGGAGCCGGTACGGGTCCTGCGGGCCCCCTTCGACGAGCAGTGGCTGATCCCGGACCACCGGCTGATCGACGCGGCGCGCCCGGAGTTGTGGCGGGTGGCGGACGAACGGCAGGTGTTCGTCTCCGAGGCGGTGGCCTCGCCACCCACCTCCACAGGGCCACTGCTGCTCGCCTCGTCCCTGCTGCCCATGATCCGCCCGGGCCGGATCCGCCCGCTGTACCGGCGGCCCGACGGCACCGAACCCAACCTGGCCCCGGGCCTGTTGGACCACCTCACCGACCGCCTGGGCCACCGCCCCGACCCGGTCGACCTCCTCGCCTGGGCCCTGATCGCCGTACGCCCAGGGCTCACCGTCCCGCTCACCGCCGACCCCGAACTCTGGTCCCGGGGTGTCGGGTTGGGCCGCCGGGTGCTGTGGCTGATGCGACGGGACGGCCAGCGCCCCAAGCTGCCCGGCGGCCGGCGCCCCTATGTGCGGTCGCCGCTGCCCTCCCGCCCGGTCACCGTCCACTACGACCGCGACGAGGAGACCCTCCAGATCGACGACGGCCGAATCTCCCCGGTACCACCCGAGGCATGGGACTTCGAGGTGGGCGGGGAACGGGTGCTGGAGCAGTGGTTCGCGGTGCGGATGCCCGGCCCCGCCGAGCCCGGCACACTGGAGGCGATCCGGCCCGCGACCTGGCCGCAGCCCTGGACCTCCGAGCTGCTGGAGCTGATCACCGTGCTGGCACTGCTGGCGGAACTGCGTCCGCAACAGGCCGAGTTGACGGTGAAGACCCCGATCACGGCGACTGAGCTACGGACGGCGGGTGTATTTCCGGTGCCGGACAGGGCACGCCGACCGGCATCGGTGTTGGATCACCAGGAGGAGGGCCCGGAAGGCCAGTTCACGCTGCTCTGA